One stretch of Rhizoctonia solani chromosome 8, complete sequence DNA includes these proteins:
- a CDS encoding Retrotransposable element Tf2 protein, with amino-acid sequence MAKLRHAKLFTKLDLHWGYNNVWIKEGDKWKTAFRTKYRLFKYLVMPFGLTNAPAAFQHFMNNLFQDLIDVTVVIYLGNILIFSENPKEHPIHVREVLSRLMKNQLFCKLSKCHFHVTMVDYLGIIISPAGFSMDQKKIEAVTSWPQPRTIKQVQAFLGFVNYLHRFIPNFSSVARPLHNLTRKETPWVWGSQEEEVFQELKSLVTQSPVLIHSNLDLPYYLETNASRVAMGAILSQRGADNCLHPIAYMSKSFSGAEANYNTHNKELLAIIKALEEWHIFLEATDKPIQVFTDHRNLEYWMQAWTFNWRHACWQIFLSNFNFEIHYRPGKQSRKPNALSRQADYKDGPQEPEVMLPSEVFANTSEEELEIVTEICNRLREDPSLEPIIQFLTEDANNVPPSIQKAYWDYDWEEDLLWYHGKLVVPDSETLKEHVINRGK; translated from the coding sequence AACAATGTTTGGATCAAAGaaggggacaaatggaagacagctttTAGAACCAAGTACAGGCTATTCAAGTATCTGgtaatgccttttggtctcACTAATGCAccggccgccttccaacacttcatgaacaacctattCCAGGACCTTATTGACGTAACTGTGGTCATATACTTGGGCaatatcctgatcttctcagaaaacccCAAAGAACACCCAatccatgtcagggaagtcctctCACGGCTAATGAAGAATCAATTATTTTGCAAATTGTccaaatgccatttccatgtCACAATGGTGGATTACCTAGGCATCATCATTTCCCCAGCAGGATTTtcaatggaccaaaagaagattgaggcagtcacATCATGGCCTCAACCTAGAACaatcaaacaggtccaggcattCTTAGGCTTTGTCAACTACTTGCACcgcttcatccccaatttcagctcagTTGCACGCCCACTCCACAATCTCACCAGGAAGGAGACACCCTGGGTCTGGGGTAGCCAAGAAGAGGAGgtgttccaggaattgaAGTCCCTGGTCACCCAGTCACCAGTATTAATCCACTCCAACCTGGACCTCCCTTACTACCTAGAAACCAATGCATCaagagtagccatgggagccatccttaGTCAAAGAGGAGCAGATAATTGTCTTCACCCaattgcctatatgtccaagtcatttTCAGGGGCAGAAGCCAACTACAATActcacaacaaggaactccttgccatcatcaaagccctggaggaatggcatattttcttggaagcaacagacaaGCCCATCCAGGTTTTTACAGATCACAGGAACctagaatactggatgcaagcTTGGACATTTAATTGGAGACACGCATGTTGGCAAattttcctgagcaatttcaactttgagattcactaccgcccagggaaacaatccAGGAAGCCCAATGCACTATCCAGACAAGCGGACTACAAGGATGGACCCCAAGAACCAGAGGTCATGCTACCatcagaagtctttgccaatacgtcagaagaggaacttgagattgtcacagaaatttGCAACAGGCTGAGAGAAGACCCCTCCCTTGAACCAATTATCCAGTTCTTAACAGAAGATGCCAACAATGTGCCACCTTCTATCCAAAAAGCTTACTgggactatgattgggaagaggacctctTATGGTACCATGGGAAACTGGTTGTACCTGATTCAGAAACCCTGAAAGAgcatgtcataaacagaggaaaatag